A single region of the Streptomyces sp. NBC_00236 genome encodes:
- a CDS encoding undecaprenyl-diphosphate phosphatase, with protein MSWFESFVLGLVQGLTEFLPISSSAHLRLTAAFAGWHDPGAAFTAITQIGTEAAVLIYFRKDIVRIVSAWFKSLTDRSMRGDHDAQMGWLVIVGSIPIGVLGVTFKDQIEGPFRDLRLIATTLIVMGIVLGIADRLAARDEAGGKHRAIKERKSLKELGVKDGLIFGFCQAMALIPGVSRSGATISGGLLMGYTREAAARYSFLLAIPAVLASGVFELKDAGEGHVSWGPTIFATFIAFGVGYVVIAWFMKFITTKSFMPFVIYRIILGIVLFILVGAGSLSPHAGESAG; from the coding sequence ATGAGCTGGTTCGAATCGTTCGTCCTCGGCCTCGTTCAAGGACTGACCGAGTTCCTGCCGATCTCCTCCAGCGCGCATCTGCGGCTCACCGCGGCATTCGCCGGCTGGCACGATCCTGGCGCGGCGTTCACCGCGATCACCCAGATCGGCACGGAGGCCGCAGTCCTCATCTACTTCCGCAAGGACATCGTCCGCATCGTCTCGGCATGGTTCAAGTCGCTGACGGACCGCTCGATGCGCGGCGACCACGACGCGCAGATGGGCTGGCTGGTCATTGTCGGCTCCATTCCCATCGGCGTGCTGGGTGTGACGTTCAAGGACCAGATCGAGGGCCCGTTCCGCGATCTGCGGCTGATCGCCACCACCCTGATCGTGATGGGCATCGTCCTCGGCATCGCCGACCGCCTGGCCGCGCGCGACGAGGCCGGCGGCAAGCACCGGGCCATCAAGGAGCGCAAGTCGCTCAAGGAACTCGGCGTCAAGGACGGCCTGATCTTCGGCTTCTGCCAGGCGATGGCCCTCATTCCGGGCGTCTCCCGGTCGGGTGCGACGATCAGTGGCGGTCTGCTCATGGGGTACACCCGTGAGGCGGCGGCACGTTACTCGTTCCTGCTCGCGATCCCGGCCGTGCTCGCCTCCGGTGTCTTCGAGCTCAAGGACGCGGGCGAAGGTCACGTGTCCTGGGGGCCGACGATCTTCGCGACGTTCATCGCCTTCGGCGTGGGATACGTGGTCATCGCCTGGTTCATGAAGTTCATCACGACCAAGAGCTTCATGCCGTTCGTGATCTACCGGATCATTCTGGGCATCGTGCTGTTCATCCTGGTCGGCGCGGGGTCCCTGAGCCCGCACGCGGGTGAGTCCGCGGGCTGA
- a CDS encoding pentapeptide repeat-containing protein, which translates to MHAAEAGRAAYFAGLVPGSSIDHRCTPFPGHLLDRLLQALHDPEAGRARIGEADFRGAEFHEAAFDRAIFSGTARLSGAEFYERASFTEVQFLGDACFDGTHFHEVVGFADAQFSRQAGFSKARFDAQATYDQVQFAGAAAFDDAQFSGTARFYGAKFDGQAMFIGARFSGSAGYTAARFSSYTSFAGAEFAGDAGFGATMFSAQVDFARVQFSGPAHFVRAEFSSDAGFGAAIFSGETEFDGARFSSADFSGALFARTTRFGPMECAKEIDLSGSVFEVPVSLEIAAVAVRFERTRWESTATLRLRHATVNLSHAVLTNPVAVTAHPTLFNAGGGIEVREDLLRGSRSGVRVSSVRGVDAAHLVLTDIDLVDCLFAGAFHLDQLRLEGRCTFAPTPTGLHRRYLICPYRWSSRRTLAEEHHWRAQVAGQPALPDGRHPSPRVWRTGPAHPSPDLTPDPEDVATLYRQLRKAFEDGKNEPGAADFYYGEMEMRRHDRVDTTTGERFLLRGYWLLSGYGLRASRAIGWLLAAMAVTIVLMLGLGLPDSSPEQVATGTVPAGGGQVTLVVGKEDARLTLPVTDRFTGERFDKAVQVVLNSVVFRTSGQDLTTWGTYTEMISRFLEPVLLALAALAIRGRIKR; encoded by the coding sequence ATGCACGCCGCCGAAGCGGGTCGCGCAGCCTACTTCGCCGGACTGGTCCCCGGCTCCAGCATCGATCACCGGTGCACCCCCTTCCCCGGCCACCTCCTCGATCGCCTCCTTCAGGCCCTCCATGACCCCGAAGCCGGTCGCGCCCGGATCGGCGAAGCTGACTTCAGAGGGGCGGAGTTCCACGAGGCCGCATTCGACAGGGCGATCTTCTCCGGAACTGCCAGACTCAGCGGGGCGGAATTCTACGAAAGAGCCTCGTTCACCGAGGTGCAGTTCCTTGGCGATGCCTGCTTCGACGGAACCCATTTCCATGAGGTCGTCGGATTCGCCGATGCACAGTTCTCCAGGCAAGCCGGGTTCAGCAAGGCGAGGTTCGACGCTCAGGCGACGTATGACCAGGTACAGTTCGCCGGCGCCGCCGCGTTCGACGACGCACAGTTCTCCGGTACGGCCAGATTCTACGGCGCGAAGTTCGACGGACAGGCCATGTTCATCGGGGCCAGGTTCTCCGGAAGCGCTGGGTACACTGCGGCGCGGTTCTCCAGCTACACCTCATTCGCAGGGGCAGAGTTCGCAGGCGACGCCGGCTTCGGCGCGACAATGTTCTCCGCGCAAGTCGACTTCGCCCGGGTCCAGTTCTCCGGCCCTGCACACTTCGTCAGGGCCGAATTCTCCAGCGATGCCGGCTTCGGCGCGGCCATATTCTCCGGGGAGACCGAGTTCGACGGGGCGCGGTTCTCCAGCGCCGACTTCAGCGGCGCGCTCTTCGCACGGACGACCCGGTTCGGGCCGATGGAGTGTGCCAAGGAGATCGATCTGTCCGGTTCGGTTTTCGAGGTTCCCGTATCACTGGAGATCGCGGCCGTTGCGGTGCGCTTCGAGAGGACTCGTTGGGAATCGACGGCAACCCTTCGCCTTCGCCACGCCACGGTGAACCTGAGTCATGCGGTGCTGACCAATCCAGTGGCGGTCACGGCCCATCCGACGCTCTTCAACGCCGGGGGCGGCATCGAGGTGAGGGAAGACCTGCTTCGGGGCTCCCGAAGCGGAGTGCGGGTGTCCTCGGTGCGCGGGGTGGACGCCGCACACCTGGTCCTGACGGACATCGATCTTGTCGACTGCCTGTTCGCCGGGGCCTTCCACCTCGACCAGCTCCGTCTGGAAGGCCGCTGCACCTTCGCCCCCACTCCCACCGGCCTGCACCGCCGCTATCTCATCTGTCCGTACCGGTGGAGCAGTCGACGCACCCTGGCCGAGGAACACCACTGGCGCGCGCAGGTCGCCGGCCAACCCGCACTGCCGGATGGCCGGCATCCCTCCCCCCGTGTCTGGCGCACCGGTCCGGCCCACCCCAGCCCGGATCTCACCCCTGACCCGGAAGACGTGGCAACCCTTTACCGGCAGTTGCGCAAGGCGTTCGAGGACGGCAAGAACGAGCCCGGGGCAGCCGACTTCTACTACGGCGAGATGGAGATGCGCCGCCACGACCGCGTCGATACGACGACCGGCGAGCGCTTCCTTCTCCGGGGGTACTGGCTGCTCTCCGGCTACGGCTTGCGCGCATCCCGCGCCATCGGCTGGCTGCTCGCAGCGATGGCGGTCACCATCGTGCTCATGCTGGGCCTCGGCCTCCCCGACTCGTCACCCGAGCAAGTCGCCACGGGTACTGTCCCCGCCGGCGGGGGGCAGGTGACGCTGGTCGTGGGCAAGGAGGACGCACGGCTGACTCTGCCTGTCACCGATCGGTTCACCGGGGAGCGCTTCGACAAGGCCGTGCAGGTGGTCCTGAACTCCGTCGTGTTCCGCACCAGCGGCCAGGACCTCACCACCTGGGGCACGTACACGGAGATGATCAGCCGCTTCCTGGAGCCCGTCCTGCTCGCGCTGGCCGCCCTTGCCATTCGTGGCCGCATCAAACGCTGA
- a CDS encoding flavin reductase family protein: MRIDFDPGATDTGTFYRLLTAVVVPRPIAWVSTVTPDGKTANLAPHSFFTIACVSPPVVQFTSVGRKDTLRNIEATGSFVVNFAPEHLFEQINATATDFPRGVSEFEAVGVEREPSLRVKPPRVAGAPVALECELHSTVLLGDSTVVFGRVVHAAVDEDVMTDGHPEVTALRPLTRLGKDEWGTFGGVREISRIPYARWQEDRDAR; this comes from the coding sequence ATGCGTATCGACTTCGATCCCGGCGCCACCGACACCGGCACGTTCTACCGGCTGCTCACCGCCGTGGTCGTTCCCCGGCCCATCGCGTGGGTCTCCACGGTCACCCCGGACGGCAAGACGGCCAATCTGGCGCCCCACTCCTTCTTCACGATCGCGTGCGTCAGCCCGCCCGTCGTGCAGTTCACCTCGGTCGGGCGCAAGGACACCCTGCGCAACATCGAGGCGACGGGCTCCTTCGTCGTGAACTTCGCCCCGGAACACCTCTTCGAGCAGATCAACGCCACGGCGACCGACTTCCCGCGCGGCGTCAGCGAGTTCGAGGCCGTGGGCGTCGAGCGGGAGCCCAGCCTGCGGGTGAAGCCGCCGCGCGTGGCGGGGGCGCCGGTCGCGCTCGAGTGCGAGCTGCACAGCACGGTCCTGCTCGGCGACTCCACCGTCGTGTTCGGGCGGGTGGTGCATGCCGCGGTCGACGAGGACGTCATGACGGACGGGCATCCGGAAGTCACCGCACTCCGCCCGCTGACCCGGCTGGGCAAGGACGAATGGGGCACCTTCGGAGGCGTACGGGAGATCTCCCGCATCCCGTACGCCCGCTGGCAGGAGGACCGCGACGCCCGCTGA
- a CDS encoding universal stress protein, protein MTGTELPVIAAVDGSTHSDDALDWAAREASGRGLPLVVVHVRLLTRRTGQEAQQREAEELLARSVQRVERVAPGLRPTTLAPLDFPSAALVSLSRDASLVVVGSRGLGGFRSLMLGSNSLATASMAMCPVVVINGGRPDEEPDGNSPEVFRDVVAGVAADESSEAVLEFAFETAAARPGARLRIVHGWTMFSSMLSGGPVFDREAAADSAERSLAELTAGRREKYPQVEVVKEPVHGSASRTLVTASATAALTVIGRRKGGESLGLGLSPVAQTTLTHALGPVAVVPC, encoded by the coding sequence ATGACCGGAACCGAGCTTCCCGTGATCGCCGCGGTCGACGGGTCCACGCACAGCGACGACGCGCTGGACTGGGCGGCCCGCGAGGCGTCCGGGCGGGGGCTCCCGCTGGTGGTCGTGCACGTCCGCCTCCTGACCCGGCGTACCGGCCAGGAAGCGCAGCAGCGCGAGGCGGAGGAACTCCTCGCCCGGTCCGTGCAACGTGTGGAACGGGTCGCTCCCGGGTTGCGCCCCACCACGCTCGCACCGCTCGACTTCCCCTCGGCCGCACTGGTCTCGCTCAGCCGCGACGCGTCGCTGGTGGTGGTCGGCTCCCGCGGACTGGGCGGGTTCCGTTCCCTGATGCTGGGCTCCAACAGCCTGGCGACCGCCTCGATGGCCATGTGCCCCGTGGTCGTCATCAACGGCGGGCGGCCGGACGAGGAGCCGGACGGGAACAGCCCTGAGGTCTTCCGTGACGTCGTGGCGGGGGTGGCCGCGGACGAGAGCAGCGAGGCGGTGCTGGAGTTCGCCTTCGAGACGGCGGCGGCCCGGCCCGGTGCGCGGCTGCGGATCGTGCACGGCTGGACGATGTTCTCGTCGATGCTCTCCGGTGGCCCCGTGTTCGACCGGGAGGCGGCGGCCGACTCGGCGGAGCGGTCGCTCGCCGAGCTGACAGCGGGCCGGCGCGAGAAGTATCCGCAGGTGGAGGTCGTGAAGGAGCCCGTCCACGGCTCCGCGTCGCGCACCCTGGTCACCGCGTCGGCGACCGCGGCCCTGACGGTGATCGGCCGGCGCAAGGGCGGCGAGTCCCTCGGGCTCGGGCTCTCCCCGGTCGCCCAGACCACGCTCACGCACGCCCTGGGGCCGGTGGCAGTGGTGCCCTGCTGA
- a CDS encoding nuclear transport factor 2 family protein: MTQRVDLSTVMDRISIDAVITGYAVAVDDGAWTDYRALFTADGRADYRTAGGIEGPAAEVADWLSETLLLFPVRQHLIVNRRLDLQDLGGYPGDRARLQADYMNPMRLVSGPEAERGGDTGSADRPTAPNFVSGGRYAFELLRTDGGWRIQGVTVHEKWRDLSGSLAAG, from the coding sequence ATGACGCAGCGTGTGGATCTCTCGACCGTGATGGACCGGATCTCCATCGATGCAGTGATCACCGGCTACGCCGTGGCGGTGGACGACGGTGCGTGGACGGACTACCGGGCCCTGTTCACCGCGGACGGCCGCGCCGACTACCGCACCGCGGGCGGCATCGAGGGCCCCGCCGCCGAGGTCGCGGACTGGCTCTCGGAAACCTTGCTGCTCTTTCCCGTACGGCAGCACCTGATCGTCAACCGGCGCCTGGACCTTCAGGACCTCGGCGGCTATCCGGGCGACCGTGCCCGGCTGCAGGCCGACTACATGAACCCGATGCGGCTCGTGAGCGGACCGGAGGCGGAACGGGGCGGGGACACCGGCTCGGCGGACCGTCCGACCGCCCCGAACTTCGTCTCCGGCGGGCGCTACGCCTTCGAGCTGCTGCGGACCGACGGTGGCTGGCGGATCCAGGGCGTGACGGTCCACGAGAAGTGGCGGGACCTGTCGGGCTCCCTCGCCGCCGGATGA